The stretch of DNA CAGTTACTTCATCTATTTTTTAGAACCGGATACATTTGCGGATCCTTTTGAGGGTCTCTGGTGGACAATGACAACCGTGACAACCGTAGGCTATGGTGATGTGTCTCCAACCACTGTTTCAGGAAAAATATTTGCGATGTTTTTATATATTATTGGAATCGGAATCATGACTATTTTTATCGGTAAAGCCGTCGATTTCTTAAGTGTTCGTAAACGATTAAAGGAGGCAGGGAAATTGAATATTACAACAGAAGATCATATTATCTTAATAAATTGGACAAAAAAAGCGAGTATTACGCTAGAAGAATTACTAAAAACATTCAATGATATATCCATCGTTATTATTGATGAAAAAGTTACCAAAACACCAATTTTACATGAACAAGTGGAGTTCGTTCATGGTAACCCAGCGAATACGGATGTATTACTACAAGCGAACTTATTAAAAAGTAAATCGATAATGGTTTTTGCTTCAGAAGACAGTGTCGCAACATCCCAAGCAGATGGTCAAACGCTGTTAATTGCCACGACTTTAGAAAGTATTGGAAAAGAATACAAAAAAAATATCTATACGATATGCGAGGTTTTAGAATCAAGGCATATCCAAGCATTTCAACATGTTTCCGTCGAAGAATTTATCACTGCCAATGATACGGCAGCGCATTTAGCAGCACGTTCGATTTTATACAATGGTTCGAGTGAAATTATTAGGCAGCTAACTAGCAATACAGCCTATGATCTGTATTCCATCAGTAAAAAAGACGCTTGGAAAACCTATGAAGATGCACGTGCCGAATTAGCCGTTCAAGGTGCCATGCTGATATCAAACGGAAATGACCTGTCGATTATTAAACAATTGTCCGCACCCATTCCACATGATGCAAAACTGTTTATCATCTGTGATGAAAGTGCTTATGAGAGAATTATTTCTTAATGGGGATTGGGAATACTTAGAGAGTTTATTTAAGTACAGAGCAACTAGCAAAGCAGGACGGTTGAAGTGGTTGAGCCGAGTTTTGATGTGGTAAGTGAATGAGTTTGACGGTTCGGATGATGGTATTTTTTAGTGGGAGATAGATTGGGTTTGCGTTGGATCGGGCTCGGAGGTCTGGGGGGTGTTCTATTGACCATCGTTTTACGATTCTCAAGAGCTAGTTTGGTTGAGAGGGCTGTTCTATTCACCACTTTTTCCGCTTTCTCCAGCTTTTTTGGTTAATAGAGCTGTTCTATTCACCACTTTTCCCGATTTCTCCAGCTTTTTTGGTTAATAGAACTGCTCTATTGACCACTTTTCCCGATTTCTTCAGCTTTTTTGGTTAATAGAGTACGTCTATTAACCACTTTTCTTGATTCTCTAGCTTGTTTTGGTTGAGAGACTATCGCTTGATTGTTTAATAAGTTTTGCACTCGGCCTAATTGTAAAATTCCAAAATGTTTTCTAAATTTCAGAATTTATGTTGACATTATTTGTGAAATATTTCACAATAAAGATATGGAAGATATTTCATATTTTACCGATAAGGATGTGGTGAGCATGAGAACAAGTCAACAAGCTGTGAATCGTGTGGTACTTATTGGGGGTGGATCGGTTGGTGTTAGTTATGCATTTGCATTGATGAATCAAGGTGTGACGGAGGAAT from Oceanobacillus iheyensis HTE831 encodes:
- a CDS encoding potassium channel family protein, whose translation is MIFFRHLFVKVIRLNNWFLLLSTIVLVLTSSYFIYFLEPDTFADPFEGLWWTMTTVTTVGYGDVSPTTVSGKIFAMFLYIIGIGIMTIFIGKAVDFLSVRKRLKEAGKLNITTEDHIILINWTKKASITLEELLKTFNDISIVIIDEKVTKTPILHEQVEFVHGNPANTDVLLQANLLKSKSIMVFASEDSVATSQADGQTLLIATTLESIGKEYKKNIYTICEVLESRHIQAFQHVSVEEFITANDTAAHLAARSILYNGSSEIIRQLTSNTAYDLYSISKKDAWKTYEDARAELAVQGAMLISNGNDLSIIKQLSAPIPHDAKLFIICDESAYERIIS